In Drosophila simulans strain w501 chromosome X, Prin_Dsim_3.1, whole genome shotgun sequence, one DNA window encodes the following:
- the LOC6740200 gene encoding glutathione hydrolase 1 proenzyme: MRIVWSKKLLLWLLLAALMVTALTLGLVFGLKNRDALYISGAVVSNGIGCAAVGGEMLTDGGSAVDAAIATLLCEGLLLPHSMGIGGGFVATIYTRSSRKVETVIARESAPAAAHKDMFVGETLITGAKSGAVPGEILGYWEMHRRYGILPWKRLFEPSIKLAREGHVVSRYLASAIQSKLENIKADPGLSAVFLNSTGQPHLEGDYMKRPALADTLQRIAENGAKEFYDGGETGRKFVEDIQKMGGIITEQDLRDYTVRWESDGHVSAHVSGTYTLYSTPMPSSGPVLAFILNLMADLYTEDEPIYWQRAVEAFKHAYGQRTNLGDLYADPVSAASINATLEEMLKPEFLESVRKLIHDNSTSQDYLYYGANFTVEEDHGTAHMNVLATNGDAVSITSTINNYFGSKVASTQTGIILNDEMDDFSTPGVINGFGVPASPANYIYPGKRPMSSMSPCIIVDQDGNVRLLVGAAGGTRITSSVAAVIMKYLLRKESLTAAVNNGRLHHQLAPMRVSYEHEVDSSVTDYLKQVGHEMYEEPAGSSFAAVTAIGALEQPEPFFDRRRIGSSLTLAKTNKMQH; this comes from the exons ATGAG GATTGTGTGGAGCAAGAAGCTCTTGCTATGGCTACTGCTGGCCGCCCTCATGGTGACGGCGTTGACCCTGGGCCTGGTCTTCGGTCTGAAGAATCGGGATGCGCTGTACATCAGCGGAGCCGTGGTGTCCAATGGCATCGGATGCGCTGCGGTCGGCGGTGAAATGCTGACCGATGGCGGTTCCGCCGTGGACGCCGCCATTGCCACGCTGCTGTGCGAGggcctgctgctgccgcaCTCCATGGGCATTGGCGGTGGCTTCGTGGCCACCATATACACGCGGAGCAGCCGCAAGGTGGAGACGGTGATTGCCAGGGAGTCGGCACCGGCGGCCGCGCACAAGGACATGTTCGTGGGCGAGACGTTGATTACGGGCGCCAAATCGGGTGCGGTGCCCGGCGAGATTCTTGGCTACTGGGAGATGCATCGTCGCTATGGCATCCTGCCCTGGAAACGCCTCTTCGAGCCGTCCATTAAGCTGGCCCGCGAGGGCCATGTTGTGTCGCGCTATCTGGCCTCCGCCATCCAGTCCAAGCTGGAGAACATTAAGGCGGATCCCGGGCTCTCGGCCGTGTTCCTCAACTCAACTGGTCAACCACACTTGGAGGGCGACTACATGAAGCGTCCCGCGCTGGCCGACACGCTGCAGCGGATTGCCGAGAATGGAGCCAAGGAGTTCTACGATGGCGGCGAGACGGGTCGCAAGTTCGTCGAGGACATCCAGAAGATGGGCGGCATCATCACGGAGCAGGACCTGCGCGACTACACGGTGCGCTGGGAGAGCGATGGACACGTGTCGGCCCATGTGAGTGGCACGTACACGCTCTACTCCACGCCCATGCCCAGCAGCGGACCCGTTCTGGCCTTCATCCTCAACCTGATGGCCGATCTCTATACGGAAGACGAGCCGATCTACTGGCAGCGCGCGGTGGAGGCCTTCAAGCACGCCTATGGCCAGCGCACCAATCTGGGTGATCTGTATGCCGATCCCGTGAGCGCTGCGTCCATCAATGCCACCCTGGAGGAGATGCTCAAGCCGGAGTTCCTGGAGAGCGTCAGGAAGCTGATCCACGACAATAGCACTTCGCAGGACTACCTCTACTATGGCGCCAACTTCACCGTGGAGGAGGACCATGGCACCGCCCACATGAATGTCTTGGCCACCAATGGAGACGCCGTGTCCATCACCAGTACCATCAATAACTA TTTCGGCTCCAAGGTGGCTTCCACCCAGACGGGAATCATCCTGAACGACGAGATGGACGACTTCTCCACGCCGGGCGTGATCAATGGCTTCGGCGTGCCCGCCTCGCCGGCCAACTACATTTATCCCGGCAAGCGTCCCATGTCCTCGATGAGTCCGTGCATTATTGTCGACCAGGATGGCAATGTACGTCTGCTGGTCGGAGCAGCAGGTGGCACTCGCATCACCAGCAGCGTGGCAGCT GTGATCATGAAGTACCTGCTACGCAAGGAGAGCCTCACCGCGGCCGTGAACAATGGCCGACTGCACCACCAGTTGGCTCCCATGCGCGTGAGCTACGAGCACGAGGTGGACAGCAGCGTTACCGACTACCTCAAGCAGGTGGGCCACGAGATGTACGAGGAGCCCGCCGGCTCCAGCTTCGCAGCAGTGACCGCCATCGGGGCGCTGGAGCAGCCGGAGCCCTTCTTCGATCGCCGTCGCATCGGCAGCTCCCTCACTCTGGCCAAGACCAACAAGATGCAGCATTAG
- the LOC6726360 gene encoding uncharacterized protein LOC6726360 produces MNKPNKPIKVKRAKRGGGARIQPQEFVEAQVENARRAVERKLIYLSESNRASASTRAAKRSTAGAGGASGREGSSMAGQRRRRSKRNLVHGLGQEEPDEEESSPLEKTYNYENRRRSSCNLLLSPRRNGLTPRNYEAEAAELEAIMAAQQASSGATKPDQAEGDGVEYQGGAFGRLQLKPLSSYAADHQLPRYSCGVCGAKFHIRSLLGAHRHTHDDDFKVRFRGRRPRQSCTTLTTVHLCKYCDRSFDLERTLHIHLLSYCKKIPPQQRRKLAFTELAHEKKAPLPNFQRAQQPVHQQGNSATNQQDQMTQQEKLHKIIMRESAVHERWR; encoded by the exons atGAACAAGCCGAATAAGCCCATCAAGGTCAAGCGCGCCAAGCGGGGCGGAGGCGCCAGGATTCAGCCGCAGGAATTCGTGGAGGCGCAGGTGGAGAACGCGCGCAGGGCGGTGGAGCGCAAGCTGATCTACCTGTCCGAGTCGAACAGAGCCAGTGCATCCACTCGGGCGGCCAAGCGAAGCACGGCGGGCGCAGGCGGAGCATCAGGGCGGGAAGGATCGAGCATGGCTGGTCAGCGTCGCAGGCGCAGCAAGAGGAATCTGGTACATGGTCTAGGCCAGGAAGAGCCCGACGAGGAGGAGAGTTCGCCGCTGGAGAAGACGTACAACTACGAAAACAGAAGACGCAGCAGTTGCAATC TATTGCTATCACCTCGTCGCAATGGCCTTACGCCCAGGAACTACGAGGCCGAGGCGGCGGAATTGGAAGCCATAATGGCCGCCCAGCAAGCCTCCAGCGGAGCGACGAAGCCCGACCAAGCTGAAGGGGATGGCGTGGAGTATCAGGGCGGAGCGTTTGGCCGACTGCAGCTGAAGCCGCTGAGCAGCTATGCCGCGGACCACCAGCTGCCCCGCTACTCGTGCGGCGTGTGCGGGGCCAAGTTCCACATCCGGTCGCTGCTGGGCGCCCACCGGCACACCCACGACGACGACTTCAAGGTGCGCTTCCGGGGACGGCGACCGCGGCAGAGCTGCACCACCCTGACCACCGTCCATCTGTGCAAGTACTGCGACCGCTCCTTCGACCTGGAGCGCACGCTGCACATCCACCTGCTGAGCTACTGCAAGAAGATACCGCCGCAGCAGCGCCGCAAGCTGGCCTTCACGGAACTGGCGCACGAGAAGAAGGCGCCGCTGCCCAACTTCCAGCGGGCGCAGCAGCCGGTTCATCAGCAGGGAAACAGCGCCACCAACCAGCAGGATCAGATGACCCAGCAGGAGAAGCTCCACAAGATTATCATGCGGGAGTCGGCGGTGCACGAGCGCTGGCGCTAG
- the LOC6726361 gene encoding histidine--tRNA ligase, cytoplasmic isoform X3: MSDTREQILEQIKVQGDLVRQLKAAKESKEKTAPSGGGRVSSSGAPAQRQQQQQPQKQQQAQEQQQHEQLHQIDEEVARLLALKATLGGDAAPTNQKFTLKTPKGTRDYGPQQMTLRQGVLDKIVQVFKRHGGEAIDTPVFELKEVLTGKYGEDSKLIYDLKDQGGEILSMRYDLTVPLARYLAMNKISSIKRYHIAKVYRRDNPAMTKGRYREFYQCDFDIAGTYDPMLPDAECVKIVSEILDTLDIGDYVIKLNHRQLLDGMFQACGVPADSFRTICSAVDKLDKSPWADVRKEMVDEKGLDEAAADRIGEYVRLSGGAELVEQLLADEKLKAVPNAVKGLEGMKQLLKYCSIFGLDKRVSFDLSLARGLDYYTGVIYEGVLKGESATVASPAKTSQQNGEQANEPATVGSVAGGGRYDNLVGMFDPRGKAVPCVGVSIGVERIFSVLEARAAASGLKLRTSDVEVYVASAHKGLHEQRLKVLNLLWDAGVKAEHSYKLNPKLLVQLQHCEEHQIPLVVVLGDAELAQGLVKLREVTTREETNVKLEDLAAEIRRRQQSSA; the protein is encoded by the exons ATGAGTGATACGCGTGAGCAGATTCTGGAGCAAATCAAAGTGCAAGGCGATCTCGTCCGTCAATTGAAAGCAGCGAAGGAGTCGAAGGAGAAG ACGGCGCCCTCTGGCGGCGGACGCGTCAGCTCGTCCGGCGCTCCAGcccaacgacaacaacaacaacagccacaaaaacaacaacaagcacaagaacaacaacaacatgagCAACTGCATCAG ATCGATGAGGAGGTCGCCCGCCTACTGGCCCTAAAGGCCACTCTCGGCGGAGATGCCGCGCCCACCAATCAGAAGTTCACGCTGAAGACGCCCAAAGGCACCCGGGACTATGGTCCTCAGCAGATGACCCTGCGCCAGGGCGTTCTGGACAAGATCGTCCAGGTGTTCAAGCGCCACGGCGGCGAAGCCATCGATACGCCCGTCTTCGAGCTGAAG GAAGTGCTGACGGGCAAGTACGGCGAGGACTCAAAGCTGATCTACGACTTGAAGGACCAGGGCGGTGAGATCCTATCGATGAGGTATGACTTGACCGTGCCGCTGGCTCGTTACCTGGCGATGAACAAGATCTCGAGCATCAAGCGCTACCACATCGCCAAGGTCTACCGACGCGACAATCCGGCGATGACCAAGGGTCGCTATCGGGAGTTCTACCAGTGCGACTTCGACATTGCCGGCACCTACGATCCCATGCTGCCGGATGCCGAGTGCGTGAAGATTGTGTCGGAAATACTGGACACCCTGGACATTGGAGACTATGTGATAAAGCTAAATCACCGCCAGCTTTTGGACGGCATGTTCCAGGCGTGCGGAGTGCCGGCGGATAGCTTCCGCACCATCTGTTCTGCGGTGGATAAGTTGGACAAG TCGCCCTGGGCGGATGTGCGCAAGGAGATGGTGGACGAGAAGGGCTTGGACGAGGCCGCAGCGGATCGAATTGGCGAGTACGTGCGACTGAGCGGCGGTGCCGAgctggtggagcagctgctggccgACGAGAAGCTCAAGGCTGTGCCGAATGCAGTGAAGGGTCTGGAAGGCATGAAGCAGCTCCTCAAGTACTGTTCCATATTCGGTCTGGATAAGCGCGTTAGCTTCGATTTGAGTCTGGCCCGTGGCCTGGACTACTACACCGGTGTTATCTACGAAGGTGTGCTCAAGGGAGAGTCCGCCACCGTGGCATCTCCGGCAAAGACATCACAACAGAACGGAGAGCAGGCGAACGAGCCGGCCACCGTGGGATCCGTGGCTGGAGGCGGTCGCTACGACAACCTGGTGGGCATGTTCGATCCGCGCGGCAAGGCTGTGCCCTGCGTGGGCGTGTCCATTGGCGTGGAGCGCATCTTCTCGGTCCTGGAGGCGCGGGCGGCTGCGAGCGGTCTGAAGTTGCGCACCAGCGACGTGGAGGTTTACGTGGCCTCCGCTCACAAGGGTCTCCACGAGCAGCGTCTGAAGGTTCTGAACCTGCTGTGGGACGCGGGCGTAAAG GCGGAGCACTCTTACAAGCTGAACCCTAAGCTGCTAGTACAGCTGCAGCACTGCGAGGAGCACCAGATTCCTCTGGTGGTGGTCCTCGGCGACGCAGAGCTGGCGCAGGGATTGGTCAAGCTGCGTGAGGTGACCACGCGCGAGGAGACCAACGTAAAGCTGGAGGATCTGGCCGCCGAGATCCGGCGACGGCAGCAGTCCTCCGCCTAG
- the LOC6726361 gene encoding histidine--tRNA ligase, cytoplasmic isoform X2 — MSDTREQILEQIKVQGDLVRQLKAAKESKEKIDEEVARLLALKATLGGDAAPTNQKFTLKTPKGTRDYGPQQMTLRQGVLDKIVQVFKRHGGEAIDTPVFELKEVLTGKYGEDSKLIYDLKDQGGEILSMRYDLTVPLARYLAMNKISSIKRYHIAKVYRRDNPAMTKGRYREFYQCDFDIAGTYDPMLPDAECVKIVSEILDTLDIGDYVIKLNHRQLLDGMFQACGVPADSFRTICSAVDKLDKSPWADVRKEMVDEKGLDEAAADRIGEYVRLSGGAELVEQLLADEKLKAVPNAVKGLEGMKQLLKYCSIFGLDKRVSFDLSLARGLDYYTGVIYEGVLKGESATVASPAKTSQQNGEQANEPATVGSVAGGGRYDNLVGMFDPRGKAVPCVGVSIGVERIFSVLEARAAASGLKLRTSDVEVYVASAHKGLHEQRLKVLNLLWDAGVKAEHSYKLNPKLLVQLQHCEEHQIPLVVVLGDAELAQGLVKLREVTTREETNVKLEDLAAEIRRRQQSSA; from the exons ATGAGTGATACGCGTGAGCAGATTCTGGAGCAAATCAAAGTGCAAGGCGATCTCGTCCGTCAATTGAAAGCAGCGAAGGAGTCGAAGGAGAAG ATCGATGAGGAGGTCGCCCGCCTACTGGCCCTAAAGGCCACTCTCGGCGGAGATGCCGCGCCCACCAATCAGAAGTTCACGCTGAAGACGCCCAAAGGCACCCGGGACTATGGTCCTCAGCAGATGACCCTGCGCCAGGGCGTTCTGGACAAGATCGTCCAGGTGTTCAAGCGCCACGGCGGCGAAGCCATCGATACGCCCGTCTTCGAGCTGAAG GAAGTGCTGACGGGCAAGTACGGCGAGGACTCAAAGCTGATCTACGACTTGAAGGACCAGGGCGGTGAGATCCTATCGATGAGGTATGACTTGACCGTGCCGCTGGCTCGTTACCTGGCGATGAACAAGATCTCGAGCATCAAGCGCTACCACATCGCCAAGGTCTACCGACGCGACAATCCGGCGATGACCAAGGGTCGCTATCGGGAGTTCTACCAGTGCGACTTCGACATTGCCGGCACCTACGATCCCATGCTGCCGGATGCCGAGTGCGTGAAGATTGTGTCGGAAATACTGGACACCCTGGACATTGGAGACTATGTGATAAAGCTAAATCACCGCCAGCTTTTGGACGGCATGTTCCAGGCGTGCGGAGTGCCGGCGGATAGCTTCCGCACCATCTGTTCTGCGGTGGATAAGTTGGACAAG TCGCCCTGGGCGGATGTGCGCAAGGAGATGGTGGACGAGAAGGGCTTGGACGAGGCCGCAGCGGATCGAATTGGCGAGTACGTGCGACTGAGCGGCGGTGCCGAgctggtggagcagctgctggccgACGAGAAGCTCAAGGCTGTGCCGAATGCAGTGAAGGGTCTGGAAGGCATGAAGCAGCTCCTCAAGTACTGTTCCATATTCGGTCTGGATAAGCGCGTTAGCTTCGATTTGAGTCTGGCCCGTGGCCTGGACTACTACACCGGTGTTATCTACGAAGGTGTGCTCAAGGGAGAGTCCGCCACCGTGGCATCTCCGGCAAAGACATCACAACAGAACGGAGAGCAGGCGAACGAGCCGGCCACCGTGGGATCCGTGGCTGGAGGCGGTCGCTACGACAACCTGGTGGGCATGTTCGATCCGCGCGGCAAGGCTGTGCCCTGCGTGGGCGTGTCCATTGGCGTGGAGCGCATCTTCTCGGTCCTGGAGGCGCGGGCGGCTGCGAGCGGTCTGAAGTTGCGCACCAGCGACGTGGAGGTTTACGTGGCCTCCGCTCACAAGGGTCTCCACGAGCAGCGTCTGAAGGTTCTGAACCTGCTGTGGGACGCGGGCGTAAAG GCGGAGCACTCTTACAAGCTGAACCCTAAGCTGCTAGTACAGCTGCAGCACTGCGAGGAGCACCAGATTCCTCTGGTGGTGGTCCTCGGCGACGCAGAGCTGGCGCAGGGATTGGTCAAGCTGCGTGAGGTGACCACGCGCGAGGAGACCAACGTAAAGCTGGAGGATCTGGCCGCCGAGATCCGGCGACGGCAGCAGTCCTCCGCCTAG
- the LOC6726361 gene encoding histidine--tRNA ligase, cytoplasmic isoform X1, whose product MLRSIGRQWRCSAAFQCATFQTAPSGGGRVSSSGAPAQRQQQQQPQKQQQAQEQQQHEQLHQIDEEVARLLALKATLGGDAAPTNQKFTLKTPKGTRDYGPQQMTLRQGVLDKIVQVFKRHGGEAIDTPVFELKEVLTGKYGEDSKLIYDLKDQGGEILSMRYDLTVPLARYLAMNKISSIKRYHIAKVYRRDNPAMTKGRYREFYQCDFDIAGTYDPMLPDAECVKIVSEILDTLDIGDYVIKLNHRQLLDGMFQACGVPADSFRTICSAVDKLDKSPWADVRKEMVDEKGLDEAAADRIGEYVRLSGGAELVEQLLADEKLKAVPNAVKGLEGMKQLLKYCSIFGLDKRVSFDLSLARGLDYYTGVIYEGVLKGESATVASPAKTSQQNGEQANEPATVGSVAGGGRYDNLVGMFDPRGKAVPCVGVSIGVERIFSVLEARAAASGLKLRTSDVEVYVASAHKGLHEQRLKVLNLLWDAGVKAEHSYKLNPKLLVQLQHCEEHQIPLVVVLGDAELAQGLVKLREVTTREETNVKLEDLAAEIRRRQQSSA is encoded by the exons atgTTGCGTTCAATTGGCCGCCAGTGGCGCTGTAGTGCTGCGTTTCAGTGTGCAACGTTCCAGACGGCGCCCTCTGGCGGCGGACGCGTCAGCTCGTCCGGCGCTCCAGcccaacgacaacaacaacaacagccacaaaaacaacaacaagcacaagaacaacaacaacatgagCAACTGCATCAG ATCGATGAGGAGGTCGCCCGCCTACTGGCCCTAAAGGCCACTCTCGGCGGAGATGCCGCGCCCACCAATCAGAAGTTCACGCTGAAGACGCCCAAAGGCACCCGGGACTATGGTCCTCAGCAGATGACCCTGCGCCAGGGCGTTCTGGACAAGATCGTCCAGGTGTTCAAGCGCCACGGCGGCGAAGCCATCGATACGCCCGTCTTCGAGCTGAAG GAAGTGCTGACGGGCAAGTACGGCGAGGACTCAAAGCTGATCTACGACTTGAAGGACCAGGGCGGTGAGATCCTATCGATGAGGTATGACTTGACCGTGCCGCTGGCTCGTTACCTGGCGATGAACAAGATCTCGAGCATCAAGCGCTACCACATCGCCAAGGTCTACCGACGCGACAATCCGGCGATGACCAAGGGTCGCTATCGGGAGTTCTACCAGTGCGACTTCGACATTGCCGGCACCTACGATCCCATGCTGCCGGATGCCGAGTGCGTGAAGATTGTGTCGGAAATACTGGACACCCTGGACATTGGAGACTATGTGATAAAGCTAAATCACCGCCAGCTTTTGGACGGCATGTTCCAGGCGTGCGGAGTGCCGGCGGATAGCTTCCGCACCATCTGTTCTGCGGTGGATAAGTTGGACAAG TCGCCCTGGGCGGATGTGCGCAAGGAGATGGTGGACGAGAAGGGCTTGGACGAGGCCGCAGCGGATCGAATTGGCGAGTACGTGCGACTGAGCGGCGGTGCCGAgctggtggagcagctgctggccgACGAGAAGCTCAAGGCTGTGCCGAATGCAGTGAAGGGTCTGGAAGGCATGAAGCAGCTCCTCAAGTACTGTTCCATATTCGGTCTGGATAAGCGCGTTAGCTTCGATTTGAGTCTGGCCCGTGGCCTGGACTACTACACCGGTGTTATCTACGAAGGTGTGCTCAAGGGAGAGTCCGCCACCGTGGCATCTCCGGCAAAGACATCACAACAGAACGGAGAGCAGGCGAACGAGCCGGCCACCGTGGGATCCGTGGCTGGAGGCGGTCGCTACGACAACCTGGTGGGCATGTTCGATCCGCGCGGCAAGGCTGTGCCCTGCGTGGGCGTGTCCATTGGCGTGGAGCGCATCTTCTCGGTCCTGGAGGCGCGGGCGGCTGCGAGCGGTCTGAAGTTGCGCACCAGCGACGTGGAGGTTTACGTGGCCTCCGCTCACAAGGGTCTCCACGAGCAGCGTCTGAAGGTTCTGAACCTGCTGTGGGACGCGGGCGTAAAG GCGGAGCACTCTTACAAGCTGAACCCTAAGCTGCTAGTACAGCTGCAGCACTGCGAGGAGCACCAGATTCCTCTGGTGGTGGTCCTCGGCGACGCAGAGCTGGCGCAGGGATTGGTCAAGCTGCGTGAGGTGACCACGCGCGAGGAGACCAACGTAAAGCTGGAGGATCTGGCCGCCGAGATCCGGCGACGGCAGCAGTCCTCCGCCTAG